The following coding sequences are from one Streptomyces sp. NBC_00536 window:
- the manA gene encoding mannose-6-phosphate isomerase, class I: MDRLTNTIRPYAWGSATAIPALLGVPPTGEPQAEMWMGAHPGAPSRLDRGAGGTTLSEVIDADPEGELGAAAVARFGPRLPFLLKLLAAGAPLSLQVHPDLAQAQEGFADEERRGVPIDAGHRNYKDANHKPEMLCALTPFDGLCGFRPPREAADLLAGLEVDSLKPYVDLLRAHPEEAALREVLTAVLTADRAEMARTVTEAAAAAERLGGPYAPYAALVHEFPGDPGVIAAMLLNHFRLQPGEAVFLGAGVPHAYLDGLGVELLANSDNVLRAGLTPKHVDVPELLKIVRFEPGDPGVLRPEDDGDGEEVYATPIDEFRLSRFVLAPGGAPRTLPGTAPQILLCTAGAPRAGELTLAPGESVFVPAGEKTTLSGTGTVFRATVVL; this comes from the coding sequence ATGGACCGCCTCACCAACACGATCCGCCCCTACGCCTGGGGCTCGGCCACCGCCATTCCGGCGCTGCTCGGCGTCCCGCCCACCGGCGAGCCGCAGGCCGAGATGTGGATGGGCGCCCACCCCGGCGCCCCCTCCCGGCTCGACCGCGGGGCGGGCGGGACGACCCTGTCCGAGGTCATCGACGCCGACCCCGAGGGCGAACTCGGCGCGGCCGCCGTCGCCAGGTTCGGCCCGCGGCTGCCCTTCCTGCTCAAGCTCCTCGCGGCCGGCGCCCCGCTCTCCCTCCAGGTCCACCCCGACCTGGCGCAGGCGCAGGAGGGCTTCGCCGACGAGGAGCGCCGGGGCGTCCCGATCGACGCGGGCCACCGCAACTACAAGGACGCCAACCACAAGCCCGAGATGCTCTGCGCGCTGACCCCCTTCGACGGGCTGTGCGGGTTCCGCCCGCCGCGCGAGGCCGCCGACCTGCTCGCGGGCCTCGAAGTGGACAGCCTCAAGCCGTACGTCGACCTGCTGCGCGCCCACCCGGAGGAGGCGGCGCTGCGCGAGGTGCTCACCGCCGTCCTGACCGCGGACCGCGCCGAGATGGCCCGTACGGTGACCGAGGCCGCGGCCGCCGCCGAGCGGCTCGGGGGACCGTACGCACCGTACGCGGCGCTCGTCCACGAGTTCCCCGGCGACCCCGGCGTGATCGCGGCCATGCTGCTCAACCACTTCCGGCTGCAGCCCGGCGAGGCCGTGTTCCTCGGCGCCGGAGTCCCGCACGCCTACCTCGACGGCCTCGGCGTGGAACTCCTCGCCAACTCCGACAACGTGCTGCGCGCCGGACTCACCCCCAAGCACGTGGACGTCCCCGAACTGCTGAAGATCGTCCGCTTCGAGCCGGGCGACCCGGGCGTGCTGCGCCCCGAGGACGACGGGGACGGCGAAGAGGTCTACGCGACCCCCATCGACGAATTCCGGCTCTCCCGCTTCGTCCTCGCCCCCGGCGGCGCCCCCCGCACCCTCCCCGGCACCGCCCCGCAGATCCTGCTCTGCACCGCGGGCGCCCCGCGCGCGGGTGAACTGACCCTGGCCCCGGGCGAATCGGTCTTCGTCCCGGCGGGCGAAAAGACCACCTTGTCCGGAACCGGTACGGTCTTCCGTGCCACGGTGGTGCTCTGA
- a CDS encoding SIS domain-containing protein translates to MLDDSLLDAPEELARADRSGLLRGAADAGARVRTAVRHAAEAGLDDLRPDGRPRAVMIAGPGTAATGVADLIAALAGAVAPVSRLHPSGVAPAAGAMRWTLPGWAGPVDLLLLTTTDGTEPGLEALVEQAYRRGCTIVAVAPERSPLSEAVLGAHGLFVPMAKAPYQEYDESAAAGPGALWALLTPLLVLLDKLGLVTAAPATLQLVADRLDRTAERCGPAIATYGNPAKTLASELADSLALIWSEGAAAGPAGRRFAATLAELAGRPALAAELPEALPAHGTLLAGALAAGADPDDFFRDRVEEPQALHARVVLLRDRPTGGLTAAPAARELAHSHDTAISEIEPEEGGDLEQLAELLAVTDFATAYLALATRGRT, encoded by the coding sequence ATGCTCGACGACTCGCTGCTCGACGCACCCGAGGAGCTGGCCCGCGCAGACCGCAGCGGCCTGCTCCGCGGTGCCGCCGACGCCGGAGCCAGGGTCCGCACCGCGGTCCGGCACGCGGCCGAGGCCGGGCTGGACGACCTGCGCCCCGACGGGCGGCCGCGGGCCGTCATGATCGCGGGCCCCGGCACCGCCGCCACCGGCGTCGCCGACCTGATCGCCGCCCTCGCGGGCGCGGTCGCCCCGGTCAGCAGGCTGCACCCCTCGGGCGTGGCCCCCGCCGCCGGAGCCATGCGCTGGACCCTGCCCGGCTGGGCCGGCCCCGTGGACCTGCTGCTCCTCACCACCACCGACGGCACCGAGCCCGGCCTCGAAGCCCTCGTCGAACAGGCCTACCGGCGCGGCTGCACCATCGTCGCCGTGGCCCCCGAGCGGTCCCCGCTCAGCGAGGCCGTCCTCGGCGCGCACGGGCTCTTCGTACCGATGGCCAAGGCCCCGTACCAGGAGTACGACGAGAGCGCCGCCGCCGGACCCGGCGCTCTGTGGGCCCTGCTGACCCCGCTGCTCGTCCTCCTCGACAAGCTCGGCCTGGTCACCGCCGCCCCCGCCACCCTCCAGCTGGTCGCCGACCGCCTCGACCGCACCGCCGAACGCTGCGGACCCGCGATCGCGACCTACGGCAACCCGGCCAAGACCCTCGCCTCCGAACTCGCCGACTCCCTCGCCCTGATCTGGAGCGAGGGCGCCGCCGCGGGCCCGGCCGGCCGCCGCTTCGCCGCCACCCTCGCCGAACTGGCGGGCCGCCCCGCGCTCGCCGCCGAACTGCCCGAGGCGCTGCCCGCCCACGGCACCCTGCTCGCGGGCGCCCTCGCCGCGGGCGCCGATCCCGACGATTTCTTCCGTGACCGGGTCGAGGAGCCACAGGCTCTGCACGCCCGGGTCGTCCTGCTGCGTGACCGGCCCACCGGCGGACTCACCGCCGCGCCCGCCGCACGCGAACTCGCCCACAGCCACGACACGGCCATCAGCGAGATCGAACCAGAGGAGGGCGGCGACCTCGAACAGCTCGCCGAACTCCTCGCCGTCACGGACTTCGCCACCGCCTACCTCGCGCTGGCCACCAGGGGACGTACCTGA
- a CDS encoding Trm112 family protein: MPLEAGLLEILACPACHAPLRDQSADADAPELICTGQDCGLAYPVRDGIPVLLVDEARRPG; encoded by the coding sequence ATGCCGCTCGAAGCCGGCCTGCTGGAGATCCTCGCCTGCCCCGCCTGCCACGCACCGCTGCGTGACCAGTCGGCCGACGCGGACGCTCCCGAGCTGATCTGCACCGGCCAGGACTGCGGCCTCGCGTACCCCGTGCGCGACGGCATCCCCGTCCTCCTCGTCGACGAGGCCCGCCGCCCCGGCTAG
- a CDS encoding phosphomannomutase/phosphoglucomutase, which yields MAADLSNIVKAYDVRGVVPDEWDERLAELFGAAFVEVTNATAIVIGHDMRPSSPGLSGAFARGAAARGVDVTLIGLCSTDQLYYASGLLDLPGAMFTASHNPAQYNGIKLCRAGAAPVGQDTGLAQIRELVERWSEEGAPETAPVAAGTITERDTLTGYAEHLKGLVDLTSIRPLKVVVDAGNGMGGHTVPTVFDGLPLDVVPMYFELDGTFPNHEANPLDPKNIVDLQARVLAEGADLGLAFDGDADRCFVVDERGEGVSPSAITALVAARELARNGGTGVVIHNLITSWSVPEVVREHGGTPVRTRVGHSFIKEEMAKSGAIFGGEHSAHYYFKDFWNADTGMLAALHVLAALGGQDGPLSELVASYDRYRGSGEINSTVADQAGRMAAVKAAYAGQDGVATDELDGLTVTGADWWFNLRPSNTEPLLRLNVEARDTATLHKVRDEVLALVRA from the coding sequence GTGGCTGCTGATCTTTCGAACATCGTCAAGGCGTACGACGTCCGGGGCGTCGTCCCGGACGAGTGGGACGAGCGTTTGGCGGAGCTGTTCGGCGCGGCCTTCGTCGAGGTCACGAACGCCACGGCGATCGTCATCGGCCACGACATGCGCCCCTCCTCGCCCGGCCTGTCCGGCGCCTTCGCCCGCGGCGCCGCGGCCCGCGGGGTCGACGTCACCCTCATCGGCCTGTGCTCCACGGACCAGCTCTACTACGCCTCCGGCCTGCTCGACCTGCCCGGCGCCATGTTCACCGCCTCGCACAACCCCGCCCAGTACAACGGCATCAAGCTGTGCCGGGCGGGCGCCGCCCCCGTGGGCCAGGACACCGGCCTCGCGCAGATCCGCGAACTCGTCGAGCGGTGGTCCGAAGAAGGCGCCCCCGAGACCGCCCCCGTCGCCGCCGGCACCATCACCGAGCGCGACACCCTCACCGGATACGCCGAGCACCTCAAGGGCCTGGTCGACCTCACCTCGATCCGCCCCCTGAAGGTCGTCGTTGACGCGGGCAACGGCATGGGCGGCCACACCGTCCCGACCGTCTTCGACGGGCTGCCGCTGGACGTCGTACCGATGTACTTCGAACTGGACGGCACCTTCCCGAACCACGAGGCCAACCCCCTCGACCCGAAGAACATCGTCGACCTGCAGGCCCGCGTCCTCGCCGAGGGCGCCGACCTCGGCCTCGCCTTCGACGGCGACGCCGACCGCTGCTTCGTCGTCGACGAGCGCGGCGAGGGCGTCTCCCCGTCCGCGATCACCGCCCTCGTCGCGGCCCGCGAGCTGGCCCGCAACGGCGGCACCGGCGTCGTGATCCACAACCTGATCACCTCCTGGTCCGTCCCCGAGGTCGTCCGCGAGCACGGCGGCACCCCCGTCCGCACCCGCGTCGGCCACTCCTTCATCAAGGAGGAGATGGCCAAGTCCGGCGCCATCTTCGGCGGCGAGCACTCGGCGCACTACTACTTCAAGGACTTCTGGAACGCGGACACCGGCATGCTCGCCGCGCTCCACGTCCTCGCCGCCCTCGGCGGCCAGGACGGCCCGCTCTCCGAGCTGGTCGCCTCCTACGACCGCTACCGGGGCTCCGGCGAGATCAACTCCACCGTCGCCGACCAGGCCGGCCGGATGGCGGCCGTCAAGGCGGCGTACGCCGGCCAGGACGGCGTGGCCACCGACGAACTGGACGGGCTCACCGTCACCGGCGCCGACTGGTGGTTCAACCTGCGGCCCTCCAACACCGAGCCGCTGCTGCGCCTGAACGTGGAGGCCCGCGACACCGCGACCCTGCACAAGGTGCGCGACGAGGTGCTCGCGCTCGTCCGCGCCTGA
- a CDS encoding DUF3499 domain-containing protein, with amino-acid sequence MSLVRRCSRTACGRPAVATLTYVYADSTAVLGPLATYAEPHCYDLCAEHSERLTAPRGWDVVRLSDGGPPSRPSGDDLEALANAVREAARPYERTERSGGAQSGGPGSGANPSAAPGQANGPTRRGHLRVLRSPES; translated from the coding sequence GTGAGCCTTGTACGTCGCTGTTCTCGCACCGCGTGCGGCCGCCCTGCCGTCGCGACACTGACGTACGTCTACGCCGATTCGACCGCAGTCCTCGGCCCGCTCGCCACCTACGCGGAACCCCACTGCTACGACCTGTGCGCCGAGCACTCGGAGCGCCTCACCGCGCCCCGCGGCTGGGACGTCGTACGCCTGTCGGACGGCGGCCCGCCCTCCCGGCCCAGCGGGGACGACCTCGAAGCCCTCGCCAACGCCGTCCGCGAGGCGGCCCGGCCGTACGAGCGCACGGAGCGCTCCGGCGGCGCCCAGAGCGGCGGCCCCGGCAGCGGAGCGAACCCTTCCGCGGCCCCCGGGCAGGCCAACGGCCCCACCCGGCGCGGCCACCTGCGGGTCCTGCGCTCGCCCGAGTCCTGA
- a CDS encoding metallopeptidase family protein → MDIPLTPPAPPADGTPREPRPRRRDRHGRGMRGPLAPPQVPLSASRAELFGDLVRDSVERLERRWPQLADVEFMVGEVPAPPGGPDGGWNDEAVPLGGMVSPEGGRAARIVVYRRPVEIRTKSRDERAMLVHEIVVEQVAELLGLTPETVDPRYGQE, encoded by the coding sequence ATGGACATCCCCCTGACTCCGCCCGCTCCCCCTGCCGATGGAACTCCCCGGGAACCCCGGCCGCGACGGCGCGACCGGCACGGACGGGGGATGCGCGGACCGCTCGCTCCCCCGCAGGTGCCGCTGTCCGCGAGTCGCGCGGAGCTGTTCGGGGACCTCGTACGGGACTCGGTCGAGCGGCTGGAGCGGCGCTGGCCGCAGCTGGCGGACGTGGAGTTCATGGTGGGCGAGGTGCCCGCGCCGCCCGGCGGTCCGGACGGCGGCTGGAACGACGAGGCGGTCCCGCTGGGCGGGATGGTCTCCCCGGAGGGCGGGCGGGCCGCGCGGATCGTGGTGTACCGGCGGCCCGTGGAGATCCGGACGAAGTCGCGGGACGAGCGGGCGATGCTCGTGCACGAGATCGTGGTGGAGCAGGTCGCGGAGTTGCTCGGGCTCACGCCCGAGACGGTGGATCCGCGGTACGGACAGGAGTAG
- a CDS encoding DUF5719 family protein, translating to MKRAPLTLAAVTAALAAVTGVAVLTAPAAPAAADAKARQQSAARLPVERSTLVCPAPSTSDIAETTYTTITPGKPGTSKGGARLTGATKDAKPLLEPKTPGTPVGASSTGAEAPALTGTADGALAPGWTAQQTTQVAVGQARGLLGVACTAPGTEFWFPGASTAKGRQDYVHLTNADDTPAVVDIQLFGPDGALKTEAGSGENIKIGPKSSVPVLLSTIAPGAQLADLTAHVTTRSGRVGASVQVAEEGVGADWLPASTDPAGSLVLPGIPADATSVRLIAYAPGEEDADLKLRLAGPGASITPAGNEQLHVKGGMSASVDLKDVTRGEAGSLVLTPSDGRKATPVVAALRVVRGTGTKQELGFIAASGPVGARATVADNRTDTGATTVSLTVPAGAADAKVRITASPGTQGGEAAAKEFTVKAGTTLLVPQPPAPAGGKGSYALTVETLSGGPVHAARTLSLPHEGIPMFTVQTFTDDHGTVPVPKAVQDLSILTD from the coding sequence GTGAAGCGCGCCCCCCTGACCCTCGCGGCCGTCACCGCCGCCCTCGCCGCCGTCACCGGCGTCGCCGTCCTCACCGCGCCCGCGGCCCCGGCCGCCGCCGACGCCAAGGCCCGCCAGCAGTCCGCGGCCCGGCTCCCCGTCGAGCGCTCCACCCTGGTCTGCCCCGCGCCCAGCACCTCCGACATCGCCGAGACCACCTACACGACGATCACCCCGGGCAAGCCGGGAACGAGCAAGGGCGGCGCCCGGCTCACCGGCGCCACCAAGGACGCCAAGCCGCTCCTGGAACCCAAGACCCCCGGCACCCCGGTCGGCGCCTCCTCCACCGGCGCCGAGGCCCCCGCGCTCACCGGCACCGCCGACGGCGCCCTCGCCCCCGGCTGGACCGCCCAGCAGACCACCCAGGTCGCCGTGGGCCAGGCGCGCGGCCTCCTCGGGGTCGCCTGCACCGCCCCCGGCACCGAGTTCTGGTTCCCCGGCGCGAGTACCGCCAAGGGCCGCCAGGACTACGTCCACCTCACCAACGCGGACGACACCCCCGCCGTCGTCGACATCCAGCTCTTCGGCCCCGACGGCGCCCTGAAGACCGAAGCGGGCAGCGGCGAGAACATCAAGATCGGCCCCAAGTCCAGCGTCCCCGTGCTGCTGTCCACCATCGCGCCCGGCGCCCAGCTCGCCGACCTCACCGCCCACGTGACGACCCGCTCGGGCCGGGTCGGCGCCTCGGTCCAGGTCGCGGAGGAGGGCGTGGGTGCCGACTGGCTGCCCGCCTCGACCGACCCGGCGGGCTCCCTCGTACTGCCCGGGATCCCGGCCGACGCCACCTCCGTACGGCTGATCGCCTACGCGCCCGGCGAGGAGGACGCGGACCTCAAGCTGCGCCTCGCCGGACCCGGCGCCTCGATCACCCCCGCGGGCAACGAACAGCTGCACGTCAAGGGCGGCATGTCGGCGAGCGTCGACCTCAAGGACGTCACCCGCGGCGAAGCCGGTTCACTCGTCCTGACCCCGTCCGACGGCCGCAAGGCCACCCCCGTGGTGGCCGCGCTCCGGGTGGTCCGGGGCACCGGCACCAAGCAGGAACTCGGCTTCATCGCCGCCTCCGGCCCGGTCGGCGCCCGCGCCACCGTCGCCGACAACCGCACCGATACGGGCGCGACCACCGTGTCGCTGACCGTGCCCGCCGGCGCGGCCGACGCGAAGGTCCGGATCACCGCCTCCCCGGGCACCCAGGGCGGCGAGGCCGCCGCCAAGGAGTTCACCGTCAAGGCGGGCACCACCCTGCTGGTCCCGCAGCCCCCGGCCCCGGCGGGCGGCAAGGGTTCGTACGCGCTGACCGTCGAAACCCTCTCGGGCGGACCGGTCCACGCGGCCCGCACGCTGTCCCTGCCGCACGAGGGCATCCCGATGTTCACGGTCCAGACCTTCACGGACGACCACGGCACGGTCCCGGTGCCCAAGGCCGTCCAGGACCTCTCGATCCTGACCGACTGA
- a CDS encoding glycosyltransferase family 2 protein — MSLHSHSTASHQGPAVPEFPRHVVTAVVVAHDGARWLPQTLSGLLGQERPAQNHVAADNGSSDDSARLLAEAFGDERVLHLARRTGFGAAVDEAARSAGVLTPEDLPYLKRPSGWDPVGRTWQDENYDLPDLPHGEPVQWLWLLHDDCAPAPDALAELLRVAEENPEAAVIGPKLRGWYDAKQLLEAGVTIARSGRRWTGLDRREQDQGQHDQVRPVLSVSTAGMLVRRDVYDALGGFDRRLPLMRDDVDLCWRVQSAGHTVLVAPDAVLRHAEASARERRTVDCAGRSSVSPHRVDKAGATYTVLVNSSGRSLPYVLLRILLGTALRTLAYLIGKAPGQAVDEVAGLLGTLLRPGRILGARRRRGRPAVPARELRPLFPPPGATVRANVEQLAGYFGADRDSEPGGASRHGGAVESGPGGDDADFLEIEQFARLKRIARKPAPVLFALLLLASLVACRGLLGGGSLMGGALLPAPDGALALWHGYADDWHPVGTGSTAGAPPYLAVLGALATLLFGSTQAALTLLLVCSVPLAGLTAYFASRPLVGSRLLRAWAAIAYAFLPAVTGALATGRLGTAVLAVLLPLIARSAVTASGFAGPGAADGGKGSWRAVWTYTLLLTVAIAFTPVLWPLAALLGLAALAVRRAAWKTYAPRLAATLAVPPLVLAPWSLGLFTHPAALLREAGLAHGSGAASALDLLGISPGGPRATAGLLLLGIVVAALAALLREERRSAVVTAWAVALAALLLAVLVNRTGWAGPATLVYGLALLAAAAVGADGAKERVAARSFGWRQPLAALIALAAAAGPLLLAAGWMLGGADGPLERRDPVQVPAFVAEESGTRDQARTLVLGGGSAAQVHYTLVRGSGGRLGDAELAATAGSDTRLDKVVSSLVAGSGADQSAQLGGFAIRYVLVRDGAPQQIRRVLDATPGLSRLSQLDGDALWRVDRQVARVVIVPGKAGEAPIPVASGPVEAHTKIGAGEAGRVLRIADRTAPGWRATLDGKPLKSKTVDGWAQGFELPAAGGRLDLVHADSLARTAWHWTQGALALLLLVMALPGRRRSLDDDLPDEEGAVPAQPGPAEAGEGRRARRLRAEAAPAAGPTAAEAAVADPYAQIPAQQEYPHTEYAAYAQPDPAYADQDPVYADQGHAPGYEQQPDPQYGYPQQPSQQPYDPYAQQYPQQQPQQPQQPYPYDPYAQYDAYGQPIQRPDGSPQQ, encoded by the coding sequence ATGTCCCTGCACAGCCACTCGACGGCCTCCCACCAGGGCCCCGCCGTCCCCGAGTTCCCCCGGCACGTCGTCACCGCGGTCGTCGTCGCCCACGACGGTGCCCGCTGGCTGCCCCAGACCCTCTCCGGACTGCTCGGCCAGGAACGCCCCGCCCAGAACCACGTCGCCGCCGACAACGGCAGCTCCGACGACTCCGCGCGGCTGCTCGCCGAAGCCTTCGGTGACGAGCGGGTCCTGCACCTCGCCCGCCGCACCGGATTCGGCGCGGCCGTCGACGAGGCCGCCCGCTCCGCGGGCGTCCTCACCCCCGAGGACCTGCCCTACCTCAAGCGCCCCAGCGGCTGGGACCCCGTCGGCCGCACCTGGCAGGACGAGAACTACGACCTCCCCGACCTGCCGCACGGCGAACCCGTCCAGTGGCTCTGGCTGCTCCACGACGACTGCGCCCCCGCCCCCGACGCCCTCGCCGAACTCCTGCGGGTCGCCGAGGAGAACCCCGAAGCCGCCGTCATCGGCCCCAAGCTGCGCGGCTGGTACGACGCCAAGCAGCTGCTCGAAGCCGGTGTCACCATCGCCCGCAGCGGCCGCCGCTGGACCGGCCTGGACCGCCGCGAGCAGGACCAGGGCCAGCACGACCAGGTCCGCCCGGTGCTCTCCGTGTCCACCGCGGGCATGCTGGTGCGCCGCGACGTCTACGACGCCCTCGGCGGCTTCGACCGCCGACTGCCCCTGATGCGCGACGACGTCGACCTGTGCTGGCGGGTCCAGAGCGCCGGGCACACCGTCCTCGTCGCCCCCGACGCCGTACTGCGCCACGCCGAGGCCTCCGCCCGCGAACGCCGCACCGTCGACTGCGCCGGCCGCTCCAGCGTCAGCCCCCACCGCGTCGACAAGGCGGGCGCCACCTACACCGTCCTCGTCAACTCCTCCGGCCGGTCCCTGCCGTACGTCCTGCTCCGCATCCTCCTCGGCACCGCCCTGCGCACCCTCGCCTACCTGATCGGCAAGGCCCCCGGCCAGGCCGTCGACGAGGTCGCCGGACTGCTCGGCACCCTGCTGCGCCCCGGCCGGATCCTCGGCGCCCGCAGACGCCGCGGCCGCCCCGCCGTCCCGGCCAGGGAACTGCGCCCGCTCTTCCCGCCGCCCGGCGCCACCGTGCGCGCCAACGTCGAACAGCTCGCCGGGTACTTCGGCGCCGACCGCGACAGCGAACCCGGCGGCGCCAGCAGGCACGGCGGAGCCGTCGAATCCGGCCCCGGCGGCGACGACGCCGACTTCCTGGAGATCGAACAGTTCGCGCGCCTCAAGCGGATCGCCCGCAAGCCCGCGCCCGTCCTCTTCGCCCTCCTGCTCCTCGCCTCCCTCGTCGCCTGCCGCGGCCTCCTCGGCGGCGGCTCCCTGATGGGCGGCGCCCTGCTCCCCGCCCCCGACGGCGCCCTCGCCCTCTGGCACGGCTACGCCGACGACTGGCACCCCGTCGGCACCGGCTCCACCGCGGGCGCACCCCCCTACCTCGCCGTCCTCGGCGCGCTCGCCACCCTGCTGTTCGGCTCCACCCAGGCCGCGCTGACCCTGCTCCTCGTCTGCTCCGTCCCGCTCGCCGGACTCACCGCCTACTTCGCCTCCCGGCCGCTGGTCGGCTCCCGGCTGCTGCGCGCCTGGGCCGCCATCGCCTACGCCTTCCTGCCCGCCGTCACCGGCGCGCTGGCCACCGGCCGCCTCGGCACCGCCGTCCTCGCCGTGCTGCTGCCGCTCATCGCCCGCTCCGCCGTCACCGCCTCCGGGTTCGCGGGCCCGGGCGCCGCCGACGGGGGCAAGGGCAGCTGGCGCGCGGTGTGGACGTACACCCTGCTGCTGACCGTGGCGATCGCCTTCACCCCGGTGCTCTGGCCGCTCGCCGCCCTCCTCGGGCTGGCCGCGCTGGCCGTGCGCCGGGCCGCGTGGAAGACGTACGCCCCCCGGCTCGCCGCCACCCTCGCCGTCCCGCCGCTGGTCCTCGCCCCCTGGTCGCTGGGCCTGTTCACGCACCCCGCCGCCCTCCTGCGCGAGGCGGGCCTGGCCCACGGCTCCGGCGCGGCCTCCGCCCTCGACCTCCTCGGCATCAGCCCCGGCGGCCCCCGAGCCACCGCCGGACTGCTCCTCCTCGGCATCGTCGTCGCCGCGCTGGCCGCCCTGCTGCGCGAGGAGCGCCGCTCCGCCGTCGTCACCGCCTGGGCCGTCGCGCTCGCCGCGCTGCTCCTCGCGGTCCTGGTCAACCGCACCGGCTGGGCCGGTCCCGCCACCCTCGTCTACGGCCTGGCCCTGCTCGCCGCCGCCGCCGTCGGCGCCGACGGAGCCAAGGAACGCGTCGCCGCCCGCAGCTTCGGCTGGCGCCAGCCGCTCGCCGCGCTCATCGCCCTCGCCGCCGCCGCGGGCCCGCTGCTCCTCGCCGCGGGCTGGATGCTCGGCGGAGCCGACGGCCCGCTGGAACGCCGCGACCCCGTCCAGGTGCCCGCCTTCGTCGCCGAGGAGAGCGGCACCCGCGACCAGGCCCGCACCCTCGTCCTCGGCGGCGGCTCGGCCGCCCAGGTCCACTACACCCTGGTCCGCGGCTCCGGCGGCCGCCTCGGCGACGCCGAACTCGCCGCCACGGCGGGCAGCGACACCCGCCTCGACAAGGTGGTCTCCAGCCTGGTCGCGGGCTCCGGCGCCGACCAGAGCGCCCAGCTCGGCGGCTTCGCCATCCGCTACGTCCTGGTGCGCGACGGCGCCCCGCAGCAGATCCGCCGGGTCCTCGACGCCACCCCGGGCCTCAGCCGCCTCAGCCAGCTCGACGGCGACGCCCTGTGGCGGGTCGACCGCCAGGTCGCCCGTGTGGTGATCGTCCCCGGCAAGGCGGGCGAGGCCCCCATCCCGGTCGCCTCCGGTCCCGTCGAAGCCCACACCAAGATCGGGGCGGGCGAGGCGGGCCGCGTCCTGCGCATCGCCGACCGGACCGCCCCCGGCTGGCGGGCCACCCTCGACGGCAAGCCGCTGAAGAGCAAGACGGTCGACGGCTGGGCCCAGGGCTTCGAACTCCCCGCCGCGGGCGGCCGCCTGGACCTGGTCCACGCCGACTCGCTCGCCCGCACCGCCTGGCACTGGACCCAGGGCGCGCTCGCCCTCCTGCTCCTCGTGATGGCCCTGCCGGGCCGCCGCCGCAGCCTGGACGACGACCTGCCGGACGAGGAGGGCGCCGTACCGGCCCAGCCCGGACCGGCCGAAGCGGGCGAGGGCCGCCGCGCCCGCCGCCTGCGCGCGGAGGCCGCCCCCGCGGCCGGTCCCACCGCCGCCGAGGCGGCCGTCGCCGACCCGTACGCGCAGATCCCCGCCCAGCAGGAGTACCCGCACACCGAGTACGCCGCATACGCCCAGCCGGACCCGGCGTACGCAGACCAGGACCCGGTGTACGCCGACCAGGGCCACGCCCCCGGCTACGAGCAGCAGCCCGACCCGCAGTACGGCTACCCCCAGCAGCCGTCGCAGCAGCCGTACGACCCGTACGCGCAGCAATACCCCCAGCAGCAGCCGCAGCAGCCCCAGCAGCCGTACCCGTACGACCCGTACGCCCAGTACGACGCCTACGGACAGCCCATCCAGCGCCCGGACGGGAGCCCCCAGCAGTGA
- a CDS encoding WhiB family transcriptional regulator, which translates to MTELFQELLVEEADEELGWQERALCAQTDPESFFPEKGGSTREAKKVCLACEVRSECLEYALANDERFGIWGGLSERERRRLKKAAV; encoded by the coding sequence ATGACCGAGCTGTTTCAGGAACTGCTGGTCGAGGAGGCGGACGAGGAGCTCGGCTGGCAGGAGCGCGCACTGTGCGCCCAGACCGACCCCGAATCCTTCTTTCCCGAGAAGGGCGGCTCCACCCGCGAGGCCAAGAAGGTCTGCCTCGCCTGTGAGGTCCGCTCCGAATGCCTTGAGTACGCCCTCGCCAACGACGAGCGATTCGGAATCTGGGGCGGACTGTCCGAGCGTGAACGCCGCCGGCTGAAAAAGGCCGCAGTCTGA
- a CDS encoding cysteine dioxygenase: MNATHPQAAPNAPQVIESDLQIAGDILSVQHLLQPPREHPATVAEFAGLARSIAGDRSQWEHLVEYDATSRWYHRLRTGPGYEVWLLSWVPGQGSGTHDHGPSSGVLTVLEGALTEHTARGPRTLAAGSQRVFAPGYAHEVVNDSLDGAVSLHVYFPGLTEMPMHDAPSCSPARQTPVSA; the protein is encoded by the coding sequence ATGAACGCGACGCACCCCCAGGCAGCCCCGAACGCCCCGCAGGTCATCGAGAGCGACCTCCAGATCGCGGGCGACATCCTCTCCGTCCAGCACCTCCTCCAGCCCCCGCGCGAGCACCCGGCCACCGTCGCCGAGTTCGCCGGGCTCGCCCGCTCCATCGCCGGGGACCGCTCGCAGTGGGAGCACCTCGTCGAGTACGACGCCACCTCGCGCTGGTACCACCGGCTGCGCACCGGCCCCGGCTACGAGGTGTGGCTGCTCAGCTGGGTCCCCGGCCAGGGCAGCGGCACCCACGACCACGGCCCGTCCTCCGGCGTGCTCACCGTCCTGGAGGGCGCGCTCACCGAGCACACCGCCCGCGGACCGCGCACCCTCGCCGCGGGCAGCCAGCGGGTCTTCGCCCCCGGCTACGCCCACGAGGTGGTCAACGACTCCCTCGACGGCGCGGTCAGCCTGCACGTGTACTTCCCCGGCCTGACCGAGATGCCGATGCACGACGCGCCTTCCTGCTCCCCGGCCCGCCAGACCCCCGTATCCGCCTGA